A region of the Candidatus Caldatribacterium sp. genome:
GAGGAAAAACTCCTCCGAGCCATCTTCGGAGAGAAGGCGCGGGAAGTCCGTGACACGTCGCTGCGGATGCCCCATGGGGAGTACGGTAAGGTCATCGATGTGAAAGTCTTCTCTCGGGAGAACGGTGACGAGCTCGCCCCGGGAGTCAACAAGCTCGTGAAAGTATACGTAGCCCAGAAGCGGAAAATCACTGTAGGGGACAAGATGGCAGGACGCCACGGGAATAAAGGGGTCATTGCCCGCATTCTTCCCGAAGAGGACATGCCGTACCTTCCCGATGGGACACCGGTGGATATCGTTCTCAATCCTCTTGGTGTTCCCTCGCGGATGAACATTGGACAGATTCTTGAGACCCACCTTGGTTGGGTGGCGAATAAAGAGCGAAAGTTTGTAGCCAGTCCTCCTTTTGATGGAGCTCGTGAAGAAGAAATCCTTGAGGCCATGCGGAATGCGAAGACTCCTGATGGAGATGTACCCTTTGCAGAGTTCTTCGACCATCGGGTTTCAAAAGACTTCCATCTTTTCCCGCAGGGTAAAACGGTGCTCTACGATGGCCGAACTGGCGAACCTTTCGATAACGAGGTAACGGTGGGGTACATTTACATGATGAAACTCGCCCACCTTGTGGAAACGAAGATTCACGCTCGTTCGACCGGACCGTACTCTCTCGTTACTCAGCAGCCTCTTGGTGGAAAGGCCCAGTTCGGTGGGCAGCGTTTCGGAGAGATGGAGGTGTGGGCGCTTGAGGGGTACGGTGCAGCGTACACGCTCCAGGAAATGCTTACGGTGAAATCCGACGACATCGCAGGAAGGGTCAAGGCGTACGAAGCCATTGTCAAGGGGAAGAATGTGCTGCAGCCGTCTCTTCCTGAGTCCTTCAAGGTACTCGTGAAAGAACTCCAGAGCCTGTGCCTGAGCGTAAAGATTTTTGACGGTAAAGGGAGAGAAATTTCCCTTGAAGAGATGGAGAACGCTGAGGAAGAGGTACCAAGCCTCGGCGTCAATCTCCAGGGTCGGGAGAAAAAGTGAGCGAAGGGGGAAGAGTCCTTGGTGGACGTTAATGACATTGGAGCAATTCAGATTGGATTGGCTTCTCCTGAGGAAATTCGGAAGTGGTCTCATGGAGAAGTAAAGAAGCCCGAGACGATAAATTACCGAACCCTGAAGCCGGAAAAAGACGGGTTGTTCTGCGAAAAAATCTTTGGTCCCACAAAGGACTGGGAATGCTACTGTGGGAAGTACAAGAGAGTTCGTGACAAGGGTGTCGTTTGCGACCGCTGTGGTGTCGAGGTTACCCGAGCTTCGGTACGACGTGAGCGACTCGGACATATCGAACTTGCAGCTCCTGTGTCCCACATCTGGTACTTTAAGAGCATTCCCAGCAAGATGGCACTCCTTCTTGGCATTCTTCCCAAAAACCTTGAGAAGGTTCTCTACTTCGCCTCGGGGAGGAAGCGGGAGGATTGCTACAAAGTCATCGAACCTGGGGGAACAAATCTTGAGGCTGGAGCTACCATCCGCGAAACCGAGTACAAGATTTACAGCAAGTACGATCCTGCTTTTCGGGCAGAACTTGCCCATCGAATTACCGAGGTCCACACCCTTCCTTTCTCCATCGGTGACCGCCTGACACTTAAGGACTACGCCCGGTATCGCTCAAAGTACAAGGAGAGCTTTTCTGTTGAGCAGATTGACGAAAACACCTTTGAGGTTGTGGACATTCGGGCTTTCCCGTACCAGCGGGATGATGAGCTCTCGGAATCTGAAGTGAACGAGCTCCGGGAAATCTTCGGAAATCTCTTCGAGGAAACGATTCTCTCGACCACGGTGGAAGAACCATGCTACATCGTCATCAATCCGGGCCAAACAGGATTAAAGGTTGCCCAGATGATTCTTGAAACTGAGGCGAAGCTTCTCTCCCGCTACGATCCCGAATTCAAAGCGGGAGTGGGTGCAGAAGCGGTTCGGGAAATTCTCAAGAACATCGATCTTGAACAGTTGGCCCGGGATCTCCGGAAGGAACTCAAAGAAGCCACGGGTCAGAAGGCGAAGAAAATTATCAAGCGTTTGCAGGTTGTCGAAGCCTTTTTGAAGTCCGGGAACCGACCGGAGTGGATGATTCTTGAGGTCATTCCTGTCCTTCCACCAGACCTCCGTCCCATGGTGCAGCTTGATGGCGGACGGTTTGCTACATCGGACCTCAACGATCTCTACCGCCGGGTCATCAACCGCAACAATCGGCTCAAGCGACTCCTCCAGCTTGGTGCTCCGGAAATCATCGTAAAGAACGAGAAGCGAATGCTCCAGGAGGCGGTCGATGCACTCTTTGATAACGGCCGACGTGGGCGGCCCGTGCTTGGTCCTGGGAACCGCCCACTGAAATCTCTGAGCGATATGCTTCGGGGAAAGAAGGGTCGGTTCCGTCAGAATCTCCTGGGGAAACGGGTCGACTACTCTGGACGGTCGGTTATTGTGGCCGGACCGAGGCTTCGTTTCGACCAGTGTGGGTTGCCGAAGAAGATGGCCTTGGAGCTCTTCAAGCCCTTTGTCATGAAAAAGCTCGTCGACAAGGGGCTTGCTCACAACATTAAGAGCGCGAAGAAAATGGTGGAAAAGGCCCGAGAGGAAGTCTGGGGCGTGCTTGAGGAGGTTATTGCTGAGCATCCAGTTCTTCTCAACCGGGCACCAACGCTGCACCGCCTCAGCATCCAGGCTTTCCAGCCTGTACTCATAGAAGGGAACGCCATTCAGCTCCATCCCTTAGTTTGTCCGGCGTTCAATGCTGATTTCGATGGCGACCAGATGGCCGTCCATGTGCCACTCTCTGCTGAAGCTCAAGCTGAGTCCCAAATTCTCATGCTTTCCTCGCACAACATCCTCTCCCCAGCACATGGAAAGCCTATTGCCGTTCCCACCCAGGACATGGTCCTTGGGTGCTACTACTTGACTCTTCCCGGGATGCGAAGGGAATCGAAGAAGCGATTCTACAGCGTCGACGAGGCTCTCTTTGCGTATGAGTTTGGTAAGGTCGATCTCCATGAGCCAGTTTTCATTCGGGAGATTACCGAGAAACACCCTGAAGTCGAGGAAACAACCGTTGGACGGGTTATCTTCAACAGTCTCCTTCCCGAGGGCATGCCTTACTACAATGAGCCGGTCACAAAGAAAAAGCTCTCGGAGATTGTGGACCTCTGCTACCGGAAGTTTGGCAACAAAGTCACCGTTGCTCGATCGCATCAAGGAAGCAGGGTTCCACTATGCGACAAAATCTGGTGCCACAATCAGCGTGCTTGATCTTGAGATTCCCTCGGAGAAAGAGCAGATTATCGAGGAAGCTACCCACCGGGTTGAGGAAATTAACGAGCACTACGCCCAGGGTCTCATCACTGCTGAAGAGAGAGAGCAAAAGGTTGTGGATGTGTGGACGGATGCGGCGAACAAAATTGCCGATGCCATCCTTGAGATTCTCCCCGATTTCAATCCGGTGAACATGATGGCCAAGTCAGGAGCTCGAGGAAGCGTCCGCCAGGTGAGCCAGCTCTGCGGAATGCGAGGCCTGATGGCGGATCCCTCCGGGCGCATCATCGAGTACCCAATCAAGGCGAACTTCCGCGAGGGGCTCAGCGTCCTTGAGTACTTCATTTCAACCCACGGCGCTCGGAAGGGGCTTGCCGATACCGCTCTGCGTACGGCCAAATCCGGTTACCTCACCCGAAGACTTGTGGATGTGGCTCAAGATGTCATCGTTCGGGAGGAGGACTGCGGCACAGACGATGGTATTCTCCTTGAAGACCTGAAGGATGAGAATGACAACATCATTGAGCCTTTTGAGGAACGAGTTCTTGGGCGCATTGCCCTCCGGGATATCGTGGACCCCGTAACTGGTGAGGTAATCGTCCGGGCTGGAGAGGAAATCAATGAAGAAGTTGTTGCAAAACTCAAGGAGCGAAACATCCGCCAGGCCTGGGTCCGATCGGTACTCACCTGCCGCACCAAGTACGGTGTTTGCGCTAAGTGCTATGGGAGGAATCTCGCAACCGGTCGCCTTGTGGATGTAGGTGAAGCAGTAGGCATTGTGGCAGCTCAGTCCATCGGGGAGCCCGGAACACAGCTGACCATGCGGACCTTCCACACTGGAGGTGTACGCATCGCTGGGGAGGATATCACGCAAGGTCTCCCAAGGGTGGAGCAGCTCTTTGAAGTCCGCAAGCCCAAGAAGGCAGCCATTCTTTCCGATGTCGATGGAGTAGTGGAAAAAATCGAGGTCATTGGTAACCGTCGCAAAATCTACGTTCGACCCAGCGAAGACGAGGAGAACCAGGAGGTTCGCACGTACCTTGTTCCTCACGACGTGAAGATTGCAGTTACTGAGGGTGACAGGGTTCGGGCTGGGGACCGTCTCACCCTTGGTCCTATCAACCCCAAGGATATCCTGAGAATCAAGGGCATCAGGGCAGTTCAGAAGTACCTCCTTGAAGAAATCCAATCTGTCTACATCTCTCAGGGTGTAACAATCAACGACAAGCACATTGAAATCATCATCCGACAGATTGCTCGCCTCAACAAGATCATGGTTGAGAACGCAGGAGACACAAACCTTCTCTCCGGTGAGATGGTCTTCCTTGAGGATTTTGAAAAGGAGAACGCCCGTATCCTTGAAGAGAATGCCCTTTTGAAAGAAAGGGCCCAGGAGCTCCTTGAAGGCTGCACCCTTGAGGACAGTGTGCTTGATGCCTCGGGGAATGTTCTCCTCTCCAAGGGTCGAGTATTGAGCGCTGAGGATATTGAAGTCATTCTCTCGAACGATTGCCGTCCATTCCTTGTCCGCAAGGACGGCGCGTTCTTTAGGGTCCTGCGAGGCCAGAAGAACCTGGAGAACGAGCTTGTGCACCGCATCTGTGTTGAGGAAGTGCGAGACACTTCCGGTAAGGTCCTCGTTAAGGCCGGGGAAGTTCTCAAGGAATCCATTCTTGAACGCCTTGGTGAGATTGGTCCCCTGAAACTCAGAGTCCGGGAACAGGCGACCTGGGAAAAACTTCGAGGCGCCATCCTTGCAGAAGATGTCCTTGACCCTGAGACGAAAAAGGTGCTCCTTCCGATGAACACCCGCCTTGAGCAAGAAGAGATTGCGACTCTCGAGGCTCACGACATAGAGCAGGTGGTGGTCTGGAAGAACGTGCGAGTCTTCCAGGTAAAGGAGAGCCTTGTGCGGGTTCTCCGAGAAGAGATTCTCAACAAAGAGGTGGCAAAGGACATTGTCAGTCCTCACACCGGTGAAGTGATTATTCAAGCCGGACAGGCTATAAGCCGGAGTATCGCCCGAAGACTCGTTGTGGAAGGGATTAAGGAAGTTCCTCTGAGCGATGGCCACTTCTTCTCCATTGAAGGTCGCCTCATTGAACTCCTCGAGAAAGAGGTCGTCGGAAAAGTTGCCGCTCAGGATGTTGTTGTAGGAAGGAATGGCGACATCCTGGTAAGGGCCGGAGAGATCATCGTTCGGGACGATGTGGTGAAGATTGCCGAGGACAATGTGGGCTTCCTCCTCCTTCGGGACCCTGAAGGCGAAAAGGAGGTCCGAACCCTTGTCGAGGAAGTGATCTATCTCCCCGGCCTGAAGCAGGTTGCCACAGGACGTCCTGTAGCGTTGGGTATTACAAAGGCTTCACTTGCTGTCGACAGCTTCCTCTCCGCAGCGTCCTTCCAGCAGACAACCCACGTTCTTGCTGACGCGGCCGTCAAGGGTAAGATCGACCAGC
Encoded here:
- a CDS encoding DNA-directed RNA polymerase subunit beta, which codes for EEKLLRAIFGEKAREVRDTSLRMPHGEYGKVIDVKVFSRENGDELAPGVNKLVKVYVAQKRKITVGDKMAGRHGNKGVIARILPEEDMPYLPDGTPVDIVLNPLGVPSRMNIGQILETHLGWVANKERKFVASPPFDGAREEEILEAMRNAKTPDGDVPFAEFFDHRVSKDFHLFPQGKTVLYDGRTGEPFDNEVTVGYIYMMKLAHLVETKIHARSTGPYSLVTQQPLGGKAQFGGQRFGEMEVWALEGYGAAYTLQEMLTVKSDDIAGRVKAYEAIVKGKNVLQPSLPESFKVLVKELQSLCLSVKIFDGKGREISLEEMENAEEEVPSLGVNLQGREKK